The genomic region CGCGGTGCACGGCGTCAAAATCGGTCGCGCCAGTCAGGCCATATAGCAGGCTGATTCCAAACAACATCACGCCCGTCGAGACGCCGCCGTATAAGACGAACTTCAGCGCGGCTTCGTCCGACTTGCCGATGTTGCGCGAGAAGCCCGCGAGAACATACGAGCCTAAACTCATCAATTCAAGCGCGAGATAAATCATCAACAAATCGCGCGACGAGGCGACCAGGCACATGCCGATGCAAACCGCCAATAAGATCGCGTAGAATTCGCTCTTTTTCGATTGAGACACTTCGCGGCTCATAATCGCCATCGCGGTCACGGCGCCAGTGCACACAATAAAGAACGCTTTGAAGAACAGCGCAAACGTATCATGCGCCAACATGCCCATGAAGAGTTTGGTCGGTTCCAACGAATATAAGTGGAGGTGAAACAAAAACGCAAACACGCAGCCGGTCAGCGCAATCTTGGCGGGGAGGTTCGATTCAAACCGTTCCGCGCCGCAGATATCCGCAACCAACACAGCCATCACCGTGACGGTGAGAACCAGTTCGGGAAGAAAATACGCTAAACTTTCAACGTTGCCCATGAAGAAGTGTCCCTTTTCCTGATCCTTACGGCAATATCTCAAGCAGTTGGGCCACAGTCGGCTGGAAGAACTGCAAGATCAAATGCGGAAATACGCCCAATAATATGACGATAAACGCCAGCGGATACAGCATCACTTGCTCGCGCAAAGTGCAGTCGCGCATGTCGGCGTACTTTTCGTTTAATGGCCCTAAGAAGACGCGCTGGTAGGTCCACAACACATACGCGGCGGTAATCACGATGCCTGACAAGGCCAGTATGGTAATCCAGGTGAACACGGGAAACGCGCCCATGAAGACCAGCGCTTCGCTGATGAAGCCCGACAAACCAGGCAGCCCAAGCGAGGCGAAGAACGCCAGACAGGTAATGCCGGAAAAGACGGGCATGGTTTGCGCCAAGCCGCCGAAGCCGTCGATGTCGCGATGATGGGCGCGGTCATACACTACGCCAACCAGAAGAAAGAGCATCGCGGTGATGGTGCCGTGGTTGAACATTTGCAAGACGGCGCCGTTCATTCCTTCAGGGGTCATCGCCGCCATACCCAACATGACGTAACCCATGTGGCTGATGCTGGAATACGCGACCAGTTTCTTCAAGTCCGTCTGCGCCATGGCGCAAAGTGCGCCGTAGACGATATTAATCAAAGCAATAATCGCGATAAACAACGCGAACTGGCCCGCCATTTCGGGGAACAACGGGTACGCAATTCGCAGAATGCCGTAGATACCCATCTTCAAGAGAATGCCCGCCAGAATTACGCTGATTGCGGTCGGCGCTTCGACGTGTGCGTCGGGCAGCCAGGTATGGAACGGGAACGCGGGAATCTTGATGGCGAATGCGACATACATGCCAAGGAACAGCCACCATTGTACGCCCGCCAGATTGCCGAGTTCCGAGGCGGCGATTTGTTCGCGCAGTTGAACCAGGTCAAACGAGCCGCCAGTATAGATATAAATCACGATCATCGCCAGGAAGAGGAACACGCTTCCAAGCAATGTATAGAGGAAGAATTTAATCGCGGCGTATTCACGGCGCGGCCCGCCCCAGACGCCGATCAGGAAGTACATCGGCAGCAGCATGATTTCCCAGAAGACGTAAAAAAGGAAAAAATCGAGCGAACTAAAGACGCCCAACATTCCGGTTTCAAGCAACAGGAACAACGCAAAATAGCCTTTGGCGCGGTCGTTGATGCCCCAGGACGCGAGGATACAAATTGGACACAATAACACCGTCAGGAACAACATCGGCACGCTGAGGCCGTCGGCGCCGACGTAATAGAAGATGTTGAAACTCTCGATCCACGAGACGCGCTCAATAAATTGCAACCCGCCGGACGGATCGTACGTCCGCAGCATCTGGATGCCCAATAGCAAAGGCGGCAGCGTACTGACCAACGCCAGTTGCTTGATAAAGTTTTTGGCCCGTCCGGGCGTAATCAAAATAACCGCCATTCCGATTAGTGGAAAGAAGGTCATCCAGGTCAAAAGATGCGTTTGGTTCTCCATTGCGCTGCGACTCCCTGCTTAGAACGCGTACTGTAAGTATTGATGTATGATCAAAATCACCGCAACTGCCATAGCAATTTTGAGTATATAACTTTGGATCACGCCATTTTGTACTAACGTGCTGACCGAGCCGACCGCCTGCACCACCACGGCGCCCAGATTCAAAGCGCCGTCCACGACATAGCGGTCAAATCCACCCGAAACATTCGCCGAACCGCGCAGGATCGGCGCCGTCGCATTGACGATGCCGTCGACCACCACGCGGTCAAATGAAGCGAGAACTTTTCGGAACCACATAACAAATCCGATGATCGTCGCCCAGTAAAATTCGTCGACGTAATATTTGTTCAACGACAATTGATACAGCGGACGGAAGGTCAAAGCGATGCGGTCCGCCGGTATCCATTTTTTGAAATAAATAACGTACGAAATAAAAATGCCGGTTGCGGCGACCAAGACTGACATCGCCATCGCGCCGTAATGCACCCATAAATTGTGGGCGTGATGCGCTTCGCCGTGACCGTCGTGCACAATCTGCATCGGGACGACGAGATGGTCAAACCACAACGACCCGTAAGCGCCAAAGCCGCCAATGATCGACATCGCCGCCAGCACCATCAGCGGGACCGTCATCGACATGGGCGACTCATGCGCATGGTCAAATGATTTCTGGTTGCGGGTTTCGCCGAAGAAGGTCATAAACATCAGGCGGAACATATAAAAAGCGGTAATGCCCGCGCCGATCAGCAGACCGATAAAAATCGTAAAGTGTTGGGGTTGGTCAACGCCGAATTGCAACGCGCCCGCCATGATGGCGTCTTTACTGCCAAAGCCGGAGAATAACGGAACGCCCGCAATCGCCAGGGTGCCGATCATCATTGTCCAAAAGGTAATCGGCATCTTGCTGCGCAGCCCGCCCATTTCACGCATGTCTTGTGTGTGCGCGGCGTGAATCACGCTGCCGCTGCATAAGAAGAGCAGCGCTTTAAAGAACGCATGGGTCATCAGGTGATACAATCCAGCCGTGTATGCGCCGACGCCCAGCGCCGCCACCATGTAGCCCAGTTGGCTGATAGTGGAATAGGCGAGTACGCGCTTGATATCGTTTTGGGTAATCGCAATCGTCGCGGCGAAGAAGGCGGTAATCAGCCCGGTGTACGCAATAAACAACATGGCCTCATCCGACAGCGAAAACATGGGGAACAAGCGCCCGACCATATAAACGCCTGCCGCAACCATGGTCGCAGCGTGAATCAGCGCGCTGACCGGGGTGGGGCCTTCCATCGCGTCGGGCAGCCAGATATGCAGCGGGAACTGCGCCGACTTGCCCACCGCGCCGCCGAATAAACAGATCGACGCGATCATCAACATTGTGCCGGAGAGTTCGCCGTGCGCGACGGCTTCAAACACTTCGCGGTAATTAAACGCGCCGATGGTCATGGCGATAATCAAGATGCCCGCGAACATAAAGACGTCGCCGACGCGGGTGGTCAAAAACGCTTTGATACACGCGTTGGCGGCGGAATGTTTTTGGTAGTAATAGCCGATGAGCAAGTAAGACGAGACGCCCACCAGTTCCCAGGCGATGTACAACACAAACAAATTGTCGCACAACACCAATAAATACATCGAGAACGTGAAGAGACTGAGATAGCCGTAAAAACGGTGATAGAGCGGGTCGTTGTGCATGTAGCCAATGGAATAAAAGTGCACCAGCGTACTAACGAGACCGACCACGATCAACATAACGCAAGTTAAGTTATCAATATGGAAACCAAAGGTGAAATCAAGGCTGCCGCCGCTAAACCAGTGATACGAACTGACCGTCGCGGGGAAGATGTAGTCCGGGTTGTATTCCAACACAATCACGCGGAAAAACATCAACAGGCCAAACAATAGCGTCGCGCTTACAGCGGTGATGGATACCCAGTCGCCTTTGCGCGGTAGGCTGGGGCCAAACGCCATTTGGATAGCAAACGCCCCCAGCGGGAGCGCTAAAATGAGCCAAGAGAGAATTTCGATCAATGCCATTGGCGGTCCTCAGTGTTTC from Candidatus Hinthialibacter antarcticus harbors:
- a CDS encoding NADH-quinone oxidoreductase subunit M translates to MENQTHLLTWMTFFPLIGMAVILITPGRAKNFIKQLALVSTLPPLLLGIQMLRTYDPSGGLQFIERVSWIESFNIFYYVGADGLSVPMLFLTVLLCPICILASWGINDRAKGYFALFLLLETGMLGVFSSLDFFLFYVFWEIMLLPMYFLIGVWGGPRREYAAIKFFLYTLLGSVFLFLAMIVIYIYTGGSFDLVQLREQIAASELGNLAGVQWWLFLGMYVAFAIKIPAFPFHTWLPDAHVEAPTAISVILAGILLKMGIYGILRIAYPLFPEMAGQFALFIAIIALINIVYGALCAMAQTDLKKLVAYSSISHMGYVMLGMAAMTPEGMNGAVLQMFNHGTITAMLFLLVGVVYDRAHHRDIDGFGGLAQTMPVFSGITCLAFFASLGLPGLSGFISEALVFMGAFPVFTWITILALSGIVITAAYVLWTYQRVFLGPLNEKYADMRDCTLREQVMLYPLAFIVILLGVFPHLILQFFQPTVAQLLEILP
- the nuoL gene encoding NADH-quinone oxidoreductase subunit L, coding for MALIEILSWLILALPLGAFAIQMAFGPSLPRKGDWVSITAVSATLLFGLLMFFRVIVLEYNPDYIFPATVSSYHWFSGGSLDFTFGFHIDNLTCVMLIVVGLVSTLVHFYSIGYMHNDPLYHRFYGYLSLFTFSMYLLVLCDNLFVLYIAWELVGVSSYLLIGYYYQKHSAANACIKAFLTTRVGDVFMFAGILIIAMTIGAFNYREVFEAVAHGELSGTMLMIASICLFGGAVGKSAQFPLHIWLPDAMEGPTPVSALIHAATMVAAGVYMVGRLFPMFSLSDEAMLFIAYTGLITAFFAATIAITQNDIKRVLAYSTISQLGYMVAALGVGAYTAGLYHLMTHAFFKALLFLCSGSVIHAAHTQDMREMGGLRSKMPITFWTMMIGTLAIAGVPLFSGFGSKDAIMAGALQFGVDQPQHFTIFIGLLIGAGITAFYMFRLMFMTFFGETRNQKSFDHAHESPMSMTVPLMVLAAMSIIGGFGAYGSLWFDHLVVPMQIVHDGHGEAHHAHNLWVHYGAMAMSVLVAATGIFISYVIYFKKWIPADRIALTFRPLYQLSLNKYYVDEFYWATIIGFVMWFRKVLASFDRVVVDGIVNATAPILRGSANVSGGFDRYVVDGALNLGAVVVQAVGSVSTLVQNGVIQSYILKIAMAVAVILIIHQYLQYAF